GTAAGCTTAATATGTAATTTGCTCACAAAATTATTTTAACATATTCCTGTTTTTACACATTAAACATTTCACAATCCATTATTTGGGTCAAAGACGAAAACTACGTGCCTTTGACAAGCAAGCACACTTTCATTTGGCTTTTGTCATAAAACTAtgactttttttttcttaatgcCAAAGATAAACTTTGACCAAAAAAATTCAATGACATGTAAGCTTAATATGTAATTTGCTCACAAAATTATTTTAACATATTCCTGTTTTTACACATTAAACATTTCACAATCCATTATTTGGGTCAAAGACGAAAACTACGTGCCTTTGCCAAACAAGCACACTTTCATTTGGCTTTTGTCATAAAACTAtgactttttttttcttaatgcCAAAGATAAACTTTGACCAAAAAAATTCAATGACATGTAAGCTTAATATGTAATTTGCTCACAAAATTATTTTAACATATTCCTGTTTTTATACATTAAACATTTCACAATCCATTATTTGGGTCAAAGACGAAAACTACGTGCCTTTGCCAAGCAAGCGCGCACTTCCATTTGGCTTTTGTCATAAAACTATGACTTTTTTTTCTTAATGCCAAAGATAAACTTTGACCAAAAAAATTCAATGACATGTAAGCTTAATATGTAATTTGCTCACAAAATTATTTTAACAGATTCCTGTTTTTACACATTAAACATTTCACAATTCATTATTTGGGTCAAAGACGAAAATCACGTGCCTTTGCCAAGCAAGCGCACTTCCATTTGGCTTTTGTCATAAAattatgacttttttttttcttaatgccAGAGATAAACTTAGACCAAAAAAATTCAATGACATGTAAGCTTAATATATAATTTGCTCACAAAATTATTTTAACATATTCCTGTTTTTACACATTAAACATTTCACAATTCATTATTTTTTtagataatggtcaaaaatacATTTCAACCACCACTTTTGGCTAGTCGATCAATTCCTTCCAAAAGGAGTTGTTGCCGACCCTTACACCATAAAAAGAAGACTTGTTTCCGATCGGACAAAAGAAGAAACTAGAGTGTACTTTTTCGTCAGACCGACACTCAAGACCCAGTTACGTGCCTTTCGAACTGAACGCAATGCCTGTCTTCCAAATCAAAAGAAGGGCTTGTTGGGAAGAAAAATTACGTGCGTAAGACACAGTCGGGTTGCTCACGCAACAgatctctctctctatatagaTAGAGAGAGGTGTGAAACGTACCCGCTCCAGGTCCGAAATCTCTTTTAGTTCGAAATACTGATCCATCGCAATTAACCAGTCTACGCgcctcaactatcagttgttcattGTTCAAAAACACACCATCGTTCAAataggaaaagggaacaactgatGGTTGAGATGTGTCTTAATACACAGATGGTGATggttcaggtaggaaaagagaacatgtgatagttgaggtgtgttttaatgCATAAATGGTGATAGTTCATGTAGGAAAGGGAACAGTTGATAATTTGGGTGGGTGTGAAACTCGCGATAAAACTATAGTTCAGGTGTATTTTTTACCAATAACTCAAATCTTGTTGGGACAAATGGAGCATTCAAGATACAAGTCTTCCCCATATCTACTGATGAAAAATATAGTTTGAAGAAGACACTACTGATTAGCACGATTACTGCATAATTTTTTTAAAGAGAATGTGGCACTTGAAGGACATTACAAGAACTCAAACCAAAGTTTAAAGAATCACAAGCAATGAGAGATGCGAATGCCATGATGCTGCTTTAAGATAATTTTCAATCTTCTCTGTATTGTTATCATTTTATCGGATGTCCCGAAGGTACAAAGAGGAACGAAAACCAAAGTAGATTGGGTCTGCAATTTTGAAAACATGAAGTTAAAGCTAAAAGATAAAcgatactaaataaaatcagaaCATATTACAAGAGTTATATTAGTTGCATTCAATATAAGTACAAACAGACAAGTTCAAACCACAATTACCACAGTTTCTGAATCCACGCCTACGTTAATATTTGATGACAGTAAACCAACCTAACTTGACATTGAAGATAGTTTAGTAAATTGCTCATGTCTTTGCATTTCTGCCTCTGTCAAAGTTGCTCCACTCTTTCTTAGGCATAATGTTGAGAATTTCAACATGATTGTCAAGTCTATTGCACCAACAACTCTTACGCCGCTCATCCCTTGAAAACTGTTGAAACCTGACAAAGGCACAAGGCAAATAAAACTCAGTGAATATGATTCGATAAGACTACAAGCCAAGTAAAACATGGGAGAGGACGACTCACCTTGCTAAAACAAACATGTCAATGAGCAGGCCAGACGAGTTAGCAAAGATAAATTCAAATTTACTTTCTGAAACTAGATTCCTTTGGGGGTTGTATTAACCACTAGTCCACTACCAGGTTTCATGTGCATTTGATATCTTTCAAGGTAAACATAATCATCCTTTCCATGTATACAGCAGGACCAATTCTCGTCCTATGAAATCATACCCTTCCTTGATTTACTTTTTCTCCTGTTCATCAAGTATTCACCCAACCTAGGGCCAACCTCCACTATTCTCGTATCAGGTTTTATCTCAGCTCTAACAATTTCCTCCAAGATATTCCCTACTTTTTCTGCATCATCCCATTCCAAGATCCTGGATACAATTTCTTCCCATGTATCTGCATGTAAGCCCTCATCGTGACTCAAAATATTCCCCACTACTCCACAAGCTTCCTCGATTTTACCTAGGTTACAGAAACCTTTCACCACCACATGAACCACAGAAAAATGCGGAGAGAAGCCTTTTGACATCATCTCCGCCATGTAATTCTTAGCCTCATCGTACATTCCCTGATCACTTAGACCCCCAACTAATGTCCGATAAGAGACCAAATTTGGAAGACACCCGTTCGATGGCATGTCCTCGAGGATTTTACAGGCATCAACAGCCCGACCTTCTCGACAGAACCCTAAAATAACTGTATTATAATGGACAATATCCGGATTGCAACCCTTTACTTTCATTCTGCAAAGAAGTTTGTAAGCTTCCTTAAATTTCTTTTTCCGACACAAGCTGTTCAATAGAGTGCTATAACTTAAAGCATCGGGAACAAAACCTTTATTCAGCATGTCTTCGAGCAAGTCGACAGCTGTATTCACTTGACTTTTTCGACACAAACCTTGCATCAGAATCCTATATGACTCTACATTAGGACTGATGTCTCTCTTAAACATTTGATTAAACAGCGAGTATGCAATACTTAAATCATCATTCAAACAGAACGCCCGCATTAGTATGTTGTAGGACTCGGTGTTGGCTAAAACTCCATATTTATGTGCAGATCTGAAGAGATCAAATGCAGGACGAAGAAAGTTTCGGTGAGTAACGAGTATTTCAAGAATGAGGTTGAGATGTTTAGGAAGGGGCTTCATATTGAATTCCAGGATAGTATAGAAAGTTTTAAGTGCCTTGTCAGGTAGGCCAGCATCACCATATATTTGGATGATGTGCGAAAAAAGAGATGGGGAAACGGAATATTGCTGTGATCTTAGGGAAGAGAGGATGGACTGCATGAGGGAGAACTGGTGGGACCGGCCAAGCTTGAGGATGAGGGTGTGGAAAGTGGCATATGAGTGACAAAAATCGGGTTCTCGCGAGGCTAAATCAAAAATTTCTTTAGCAAGGAGTGGATCCGATTGGGAAGCAATAAGCTTCTGGATTCGAGCTGGAGAGCCAATAGAAGGTCCTTCTTTCTTGTTCTGTTTTTGTTCTTCATCAGATTGTCTTCGTTTTCTATCTTGCTCTGCATGTTGTGGATGATAATGGCATTTAAAATTGTACCATGTAGGCAGTGGCTCGGCCTTTGACAGCCAAGTAGAAGAACAaacgatcatagacaaaagatcCTTGGAGCTGAAGTGATGTGAAAGAAGTCTCATTTTTGTCGAGTCATAAAGCTCTTACTTCTTTACTTAGTACTAGCCTCGGTAGCCACTTCATTGTGTTATACTATCATGCAACGGCACTCCGGAAAGCAAAGAAGTGTTGTGTTTGCAGTATGCAAACAAGACCGCCTGTGAACTGAAGAAAACAAAAAATTACACCATGGGTGCAACAACGATAAGAGACATAAACGAGTAATAGAAACAACAATGATCAGTAAAAGATGAAGACGAAAACCCATATATAACACAGAATAATTAGACTAAGCTTGACGAATCATGCTTTGAGTAACCTGAAAGGTTAAGGAATATCAAGTAACTCAGTAACCCATAGTTTATTCTTAGAAACATCAGGATTTTTAACACTGGCTTACTACAAGGGACTTACTTAAAATAGCCCCAGACTCTCTAAGTATCATTAAAGAGATAAGTTTTCCTAATGCTAGGTAAATCTTCCTACAGATGAAGAGCACATTTTTCCTCTCTGAAACATTGCTTCAAACACAACAGCATGCACATATGGGGAATTTGATTTTTGCTCTGCATATTACTCAAATCCCAAAAAATTTCGAGATGACTGTCCTCCTGACTTCACAGACATGTAAATTTCTCCTTTTTAATACCATTCATGTTTGCATTTGCACATTTTTTACTTTCACATATGATACTCATACAGCAAAATGAGAGTTCATCCGAAAATGGAGTAACAATGATATAGTTCTTATGGAATTCTAAAGAGGAAGACTCAGGGTggcaaggaaaaggaaaaaaaccaGAAGTGAAGGATGCCTACAAGGAAAAGGAAAAACAAGAGCTAAAGTATATTTACTGCTTCCTCTAATTTAAAATCCGATGGTACCTTTACTTAATTCAAAAGCTATGCTTACCACcttcaaattatttttctttgTCTAACTAGTAAAATGAGTTGAGCTTGTAAATCAATCCGTCAAatttaattactccctccgtttcaatattttgtcttagtttgactgggcacgaagtttaagaaagtaaagaatacttctgaattttgtggtcttaaacgaaaaatatgtataatgtaccaaaatgccctttaatcttgtggcCTTAAATATGCCATGTGGGAtattgaaattaaagagttgccaaatcaagaaagaggcattctttttaaaacaaactaaaaagaatattaagacaaacaaattgaaacggagggagtatctttCAGCAAGAGAGTGGTAAGGATTATCAACGCGCAAAAGTTAATAGACTACATTATAAAAAAGAGGGTGGTAAGGACATCAATACACAAAAGGTTAGGTGTACTATTTTCTTAGTCAATCTTTTGAAGGTGATAAACTGATACAAGAGCGGctttcaacaactactactatTACGCCTCAATCCTAGGCTATCAGGGATATATGCTAGAGTAACttcaaaaatagaaaaaagaaggGATATACATGAAATGAAATTATTTACTCTATTTGTTGTTATTTGTTTCCTTCTTTTTCTGAGGAAATGATTGTGGTTCAACAAACTATTACTTTCCTTTATCTTACTTAAGGATTGCGTACCCGGCATCCAAATATGTTCAGAATTGAGTTATTGCATTCTGAAATGCATGCAGTAATCAAACATCAATTGGACATATAAGTATATAACCATCCTGGAAAAAGAAAATTTACACCACAACATGTTGTTTAATTTGGATATAGCATAATAGCAGCAAAATACAAATTCAAACACCCACATACACAAATAGCCAACACAAGTATGCTATCGGTTATCAATGAGTACTTAAAAATGCTTTAACATCTCAAGAATAAACAAAACTGAAAATTCCAAGAAATAAGGAAGGAATCCGAAAAGTCGATTTCTGTTATGCTTCAATGATACCAGCCTTCCCAGTGTGCAATTGCATGTTTAAATCGtcaaaaacaacaacatacccagtgttatcccacaagtggggtctggggagggtggtgtGTACACAACCTTTCCCCTACCTTGTGAAGGTTAAATCATCCTAGGACTAAATAAAACCTTTTATAGCAGAAGGGCAAAATCCTGTCTGAAGTAAACATTTTGTCTAACACCTAACATGCATATTCTAAAAAAGACCCAAATCCATTTTCATCAAAGATTAAAACTTTAAGCTAAGATGTTTAACCTTACCCATGAAATTAAGTAAACATTTTTTCTAAACCTAACATGCATGAATTAATAAAGACCCAAATCCATTTTCATCAAAGATTAAAGCTTTAAGCTAAGATGGTCATTCTTACCCATGAAATTAAGTATAACATTTTGTCTAACACCTAAGATGCATGTGTTAATAAAGAACCAAATCCATTTTCATCAGAGATCAAAACTTTAAGCTAAGATGTCCGTTCTTACCCATGAAATTAAGTATAACATTTCATATAACACCTAGCATGCATG
The sequence above is a segment of the Lycium barbarum isolate Lr01 chromosome 6, ASM1917538v2, whole genome shotgun sequence genome. Coding sequences within it:
- the LOC132600594 gene encoding pentatricopeptide repeat-containing protein At4g01400, mitochondrial — its product is MRLLSHHFSSKDLLSMIVCSSTWLSKAEPLPTWYNFKCHYHPQHAEQDRKRRQSDEEQKQNKKEGPSIGSPARIQKLIASQSDPLLAKEIFDLASREPDFCHSYATFHTLILKLGRSHQFSLMQSILSSLRSQQYSVSPSLFSHIIQIYGDAGLPDKALKTFYTILEFNMKPLPKHLNLILEILVTHRNFLRPAFDLFRSAHKYGVLANTESYNILMRAFCLNDDLSIAYSLFNQMFKRDISPNVESYRILMQGLCRKSQVNTAVDLLEDMLNKGFVPDALSYSTLLNSLCRKKKFKEAYKLLCRMKVKGCNPDIVHYNTVILGFCREGRAVDACKILEDMPSNGCLPNLVSYRTLVGGLSDQGMYDEAKNYMAEMMSKGFSPHFSVVHVVVKGFCNLGKIEEACGVVGNILSHDEGLHADTWEEIVSRILEWDDAEKVGNILEEIVRAEIKPDTRIVEVGPRLGEYLMNRRKSKSRKGMIS